The following proteins are encoded in a genomic region of Natrinema sp. DC36:
- a CDS encoding helix-turn-helix domain-containing protein, with protein MSNAEEAVTTLEELGLTEYESRCLVALVRISKGTAKEISQVADIPRSRVYDTIERLDRKALVSVQQTEPRQYKAVPVDTACRRLREDFDSRINAAENALGQLEEPDSRDDEGMWEITQKEHVTERVVLFLEDAEDTVHYLVPATEVVDREILLALGSTADRGVDVYVEVPTEDDRETFSEAAPSAEIVVAPDLQTTNNVQDEWPAQLLMVDQEAIVAAGIKESNLPDVVDEMAVWTYGRDHGFAVWTRELLDDRLEGREEDRSTSE; from the coding sequence GTGTCGAACGCCGAGGAAGCAGTTACGACCCTCGAGGAGCTCGGGCTGACGGAGTACGAGTCTCGGTGTCTCGTGGCCCTGGTCCGAATCTCGAAGGGGACCGCCAAGGAGATCAGTCAGGTCGCGGACATCCCTCGCTCACGGGTGTACGATACCATCGAGCGCCTCGACCGGAAGGCCCTGGTCAGCGTCCAGCAGACCGAACCGCGCCAGTACAAAGCCGTCCCAGTCGATACGGCCTGTCGACGGCTTCGCGAGGATTTCGACTCGCGGATCAACGCCGCCGAGAACGCGCTCGGCCAACTCGAGGAACCCGATTCGCGGGACGATGAGGGAATGTGGGAAATCACGCAGAAGGAACACGTCACCGAGCGCGTCGTCCTCTTCCTCGAGGACGCCGAGGACACCGTCCACTACCTCGTTCCGGCGACCGAAGTCGTCGATCGGGAGATCCTGTTGGCCCTCGGGTCGACCGCCGATCGCGGCGTCGACGTCTACGTCGAAGTCCCGACCGAGGACGATCGTGAGACGTTCTCGGAGGCGGCTCCCAGCGCGGAGATCGTCGTTGCACCCGACCTCCAGACGACCAACAACGTCCAGGACGAGTGGCCGGCGCAGTTGCTCATGGTCGATCAGGAAGCGATCGTCGCGGCCGGAATCAAGGAGAGCAATCTCCCCGACGTGGTCGACGAGATGGCGGTCTGGACCTACGGCCGCGATCACGGCTTCGCCGTCTGGACGCGCGAACTCCTCGACGATCGGCTCGAGGGCCGCGAGGAGGACCGGTCGACGAGTGAGT
- the hemB gene encoding porphobilinogen synthase, with protein MDLTHRPRRLRQDRVRGLVSETSLEPSDLIAPVFVDATTDERVPIESMPGHERVPIEEIVARVEEVLETGVEAVMLFGIPESKDPEGSRAWAGDGVIQEALRRITSETDAYVITDVCLCEYTDHGHCGPLEEELRAEGSVVEADGPACEPTLTVDNDATLEALERIVTSHARAGADMVAPSGMMDGMVGVVRSALDEAGFERVPIMSYAAKYESAFYGPFRDAADGAPSFGNRRHYQMDPANSREAMREVRLDAEQGADVMMVKPALPYLDIVSAIRREFDHPVAAYNVSGEYAMLQAAAEKGWLDLEDAALESLLSIKRAGADLILTYFAEDVAERLPGGR; from the coding sequence ATGGACCTCACACATCGCCCCCGGCGGCTCCGGCAAGACCGGGTTCGCGGCCTCGTCAGCGAGACGAGCCTCGAACCGAGCGATCTGATCGCGCCGGTGTTCGTCGACGCCACGACCGACGAGCGGGTCCCGATCGAGTCGATGCCCGGTCACGAGCGGGTCCCGATCGAGGAGATCGTCGCCCGCGTCGAGGAGGTCCTCGAGACCGGCGTCGAGGCGGTCATGCTGTTCGGGATCCCGGAATCGAAGGATCCCGAAGGGAGCCGCGCCTGGGCTGGGGACGGCGTCATTCAGGAGGCGCTGCGGCGGATCACGAGCGAGACCGACGCCTACGTCATCACCGACGTCTGTCTCTGCGAGTACACGGATCACGGCCACTGCGGGCCGCTCGAGGAGGAGCTACGAGCGGAGGGGAGCGTCGTCGAGGCGGACGGGCCCGCGTGCGAACCGACGCTGACCGTCGACAACGACGCGACGCTCGAGGCGCTCGAGCGTATCGTCACTTCGCATGCTCGCGCGGGCGCGGATATGGTCGCGCCGAGCGGGATGATGGACGGGATGGTCGGCGTCGTCCGATCGGCGCTGGACGAAGCGGGGTTCGAACGCGTCCCGATCATGAGCTACGCGGCGAAATACGAGAGCGCCTTCTACGGCCCGTTCCGGGACGCTGCGGACGGGGCCCCCTCCTTCGGGAACCGCCGTCACTATCAGATGGATCCCGCGAACTCGCGGGAGGCCATGCGGGAAGTCCGACTCGACGCCGAGCAGGGCGCCGACGTGATGATGGTCAAGCCCGCCTTGCCCTACCTCGATATCGTCTCGGCAATTCGGCGAGAGTTCGACCACCCCGTCGCCGCCTACAACGTCTCCGGCGAGTACGCCATGCTACAGGCCGCCGCCGAGAAGGGGTGGCTGGATCTCGAGGATGCGGCGCTCGAGTCGCTGCTCTCGATCAAACGTGCCGGTGCGGATCTGATTCTGACCTATTTCGCGGAGGACGTCGCCGAGCGACTGCCCGGCGGTCGATAG
- a CDS encoding Zn-ribbon domain-containing protein gives MAAESRRKGAARCTDCGRALAVWLSPGEIRPIGSTDGCPCGGNSFRTFS, from the coding sequence ATGGCAGCAGAGTCACGGCGGAAGGGTGCAGCACGATGTACGGACTGCGGACGAGCGCTGGCAGTCTGGCTCTCTCCCGGCGAGATTCGCCCGATCGGCAGCACCGACGGCTGTCCCTGTGGGGGAAACTCCTTTCGCACGTTTTCCTGA
- a CDS encoding ammonium transporter, producing MEPTLLQSGEVADVGVLVDALNYTWILVVCFLIFFMHAGFAMLEAGQVRSKNVANQLTKNLLTWSVGVVAFFLVGAGVSSFVGGGGFTWIAGEDPGSWASGWFYGAVFAMTAATIVSGAVAGRAKLRAYVAYTVLLAAVIYPVVTGITWSGGYILEYVGTGFQDFAGGMIVHGMGGIAGLTAAWVLGPRMDRYNSDGSVNVIPGHSMTFAVLGTLLLAFGWYGFNVGTASIFVENDAGEMVFNAAVLGRVVLTTTLAMAMGAIGSGAVALLKTGKVDTLYVANGLLAGLVGITAIPDTTAWWGALVVGLLAGAQLPIVFSFVEQRLKIDDVCAVFPVHGSAGVLGTLLFPFVAAPGMVDSVVNAFIAQLAGVVVITVWTVAATAIVFGAFKAIGQARVSPEHERDGLDVSEHGVDTYPEFGQPDVATDGGSDEIIRADGGERFGESRSSSELRSDGGEPNDGEIKMITAIVRPDRLGEIKKSLAEAGAPSLTVTNVSGRGSQPAKKGQWRGEEYTVDLHQKVKIECVVADIPAQEVVDAIRDGAETGEPGDGKIFVMPVEGATQIRTGKTGRDAV from the coding sequence ATGGAGCCGACGCTCTTGCAGTCCGGAGAGGTCGCCGACGTTGGCGTCCTCGTCGATGCGCTCAACTACACGTGGATCCTGGTGGTGTGTTTCCTGATCTTCTTCATGCACGCGGGCTTCGCGATGCTGGAGGCCGGTCAGGTTCGCTCGAAGAACGTCGCCAACCAGCTGACGAAGAACCTGCTGACCTGGTCGGTCGGGGTCGTCGCGTTCTTCCTCGTCGGAGCCGGTGTAAGCAGTTTCGTCGGCGGGGGCGGCTTCACCTGGATCGCCGGTGAGGATCCCGGCTCCTGGGCCAGCGGCTGGTTTTACGGGGCCGTCTTCGCAATGACGGCGGCGACGATCGTCTCCGGCGCCGTCGCCGGACGCGCGAAACTCCGCGCGTACGTAGCGTACACCGTCCTACTGGCGGCAGTCATCTACCCGGTCGTCACCGGGATCACGTGGTCCGGTGGGTACATTCTCGAGTACGTCGGAACCGGCTTCCAGGACTTCGCCGGCGGGATGATCGTCCACGGCATGGGCGGCATCGCCGGGCTCACGGCGGCGTGGGTACTCGGTCCGCGCATGGACCGGTACAACAGCGACGGGAGCGTCAACGTCATTCCCGGTCACTCGATGACGTTCGCGGTGCTGGGAACGCTCTTGCTCGCCTTCGGCTGGTACGGGTTCAACGTCGGGACGGCCTCGATCTTCGTCGAGAACGACGCCGGTGAGATGGTCTTCAACGCAGCCGTCCTCGGACGCGTTGTGCTGACGACGACGCTAGCGATGGCGATGGGTGCCATCGGCTCCGGCGCAGTCGCCCTCCTGAAAACCGGCAAAGTCGATACGCTCTACGTTGCGAACGGCCTGCTGGCCGGGCTCGTCGGCATCACTGCGATCCCGGACACCACCGCATGGTGGGGGGCCCTGGTCGTCGGACTGCTCGCCGGCGCACAGCTGCCGATCGTCTTCAGTTTCGTCGAGCAGCGCCTGAAGATCGACGACGTCTGTGCGGTCTTCCCCGTCCACGGATCCGCGGGCGTCCTCGGAACGCTGCTGTTCCCGTTCGTGGCCGCTCCGGGCATGGTCGATAGCGTCGTCAACGCGTTCATCGCACAGCTCGCAGGCGTCGTCGTCATCACCGTTTGGACGGTCGCCGCGACCGCGATCGTCTTCGGCGCGTTCAAGGCCATCGGCCAGGCCCGCGTCTCGCCCGAACACGAGCGCGACGGCCTCGACGTCTCCGAACACGGCGTCGACACCTACCCCGAGTTCGGACAGCCCGACGTCGCGACCGACGGCGGCAGCGACGAGATCATCCGCGCCGACGGCGGTGAGCGATTCGGTGAATCGCGATCCTCGTCGGAACTCCGTTCCGACGGCGGCGAGCCGAACGACGGCGAGATCAAGATGATTACCGCGATCGTTCGTCCCGACCGCCTCGGCGAGATCAAGAAGTCACTCGCCGAAGCCGGCGCGCCCTCGCTGACCGTCACCAACGTCTCCGGCCGCGGCTCACAGCCCGCGAAGAAGGGGCAGTGGCGCGGCGAGGAGTACACGGTCGACCTCCACCAGAAGGTCAAGATCGAGTGCGTCGTCGCGGACATCCCGGCCCAGGAGGTCGTCGATGCCATCCGTGACGGCGCCGAAACCGGCGAACCCGGCGACGGCAAGATCTTCGTCATGCCCGTCGAGGGTGCGACCCAGATCCGCACCGGCAAAACCGGTCGTGATGCCGTCTAA
- a CDS encoding cbb3-type cytochrome c oxidase subunit I → MQISRTQLATFLATIFVVNLVVMGGGAWLSYANEPVIPDTIVGPDGETVATSDDVQSGKAVFQENGLMNQGSILGHGSYYDTDYTADALESKTEYMREYYAQERHDENYTALNASVQAGIDREVRGELQSSQYEPDRVEYSDAEVYAHQQVREDYVERYYEGDRERGVPEGQVPSAEEAEEFADFALWTAWISHTDRPDSEASFTNDWPYSPAAGNDAGGPVMTWSVIAMVLLVGGAGAAIWLYQSVEIPEPDAAGVSIPHPSEIDLTPSQLLSTRFILIGALLFAAQTFLGGLLAHYYVERDGFFGLRELIGFDILQWLPWSIARTWHIDLGILWIATMWLGAGLFLAPLLTGREPPKQALYVKGLIGALLVVAVGGLAGIWLGTNNVFDGQLWWLLGNEGLEYLEIGRVWQFGLLAGFLGWTALVARGFKPLLDREPRYGLAHMIVYAGGSIGLLFVAGFLYTPQTNIVTTEFWRWWVVHMWVEGVFEFFIVVVIALTLVSMNLLTKKSAEKAVIFQAALVMGSGIIGVSHHYWWVGLPEAWLPIGSVFSTLEFIPLLFILYEALGQYRAMDTAGTDFPYRMAFYFIVASSVWNFFGAGVIGFFINLPLISYYQTGTYLTVAHAHGAMFGAFGLLAMGMAVYILRLTTRDAHWSDRRLRWSFWLCNLGLALMIFMSLLPIGFLQLETAFTQGYAASRSLEFYNGGLIQTLYWLRMPGDTLLIAGAVLFAWDVGAKLLFQRKATATETSDHVIADRLIADRESLESVSDDD, encoded by the coding sequence ATGCAGATATCCAGAACGCAACTCGCTACGTTCCTCGCGACGATTTTCGTCGTGAATCTCGTCGTCATGGGCGGCGGAGCGTGGCTCTCATACGCGAACGAACCGGTGATTCCCGACACCATCGTCGGCCCGGACGGCGAAACGGTCGCGACGAGCGACGACGTCCAGTCCGGGAAGGCGGTCTTTCAGGAGAACGGCCTGATGAACCAGGGCTCGATTCTGGGCCACGGGAGTTACTACGACACCGACTACACTGCCGACGCGCTCGAGTCCAAGACCGAGTACATGCGCGAGTACTACGCGCAGGAGCGCCACGACGAGAACTACACGGCGCTGAACGCGTCGGTCCAGGCCGGAATCGATCGGGAGGTCCGCGGCGAGCTCCAGTCGAGCCAGTACGAGCCCGACCGGGTCGAGTACTCCGACGCGGAAGTCTACGCCCACCAGCAGGTTCGTGAGGACTACGTCGAGCGCTACTACGAGGGCGACCGCGAGCGCGGCGTACCCGAGGGACAGGTGCCAAGCGCCGAGGAGGCCGAGGAGTTCGCCGACTTCGCGCTGTGGACCGCTTGGATCTCCCACACCGACCGCCCCGACTCCGAGGCGTCGTTCACCAACGACTGGCCGTACTCGCCCGCCGCGGGCAACGATGCCGGCGGGCCGGTGATGACCTGGAGCGTCATCGCGATGGTCCTGCTGGTCGGCGGTGCGGGGGCCGCGATCTGGCTCTACCAGTCAGTCGAGATCCCCGAGCCCGACGCGGCCGGCGTCTCGATCCCGCATCCGAGCGAGATCGACCTGACCCCGAGCCAGCTGTTGAGCACTCGATTCATCCTGATCGGCGCGCTCCTCTTCGCCGCCCAGACGTTCCTCGGCGGCTTGCTCGCCCACTACTACGTCGAGCGCGACGGCTTCTTCGGCCTCCGCGAACTGATCGGGTTCGACATTCTCCAGTGGCTGCCCTGGTCGATCGCCCGGACCTGGCACATCGATCTCGGAATCCTCTGGATCGCCACGATGTGGCTCGGTGCGGGCCTGTTCCTCGCGCCGCTGTTGACCGGCCGCGAACCGCCGAAACAGGCGCTGTACGTCAAGGGACTGATCGGTGCGTTGCTGGTCGTCGCCGTCGGCGGGCTGGCCGGCATCTGGCTCGGCACCAACAACGTCTTCGACGGCCAGCTCTGGTGGTTGCTGGGCAACGAGGGACTCGAGTACCTCGAGATCGGTCGCGTCTGGCAGTTCGGCCTGCTGGCCGGCTTCCTCGGCTGGACCGCGCTCGTCGCCCGCGGGTTCAAGCCGCTGCTGGACCGCGAGCCCCGCTACGGGCTGGCACACATGATCGTCTACGCGGGCGGCTCGATCGGCCTGCTGTTCGTCGCTGGCTTCCTCTACACGCCCCAGACCAACATCGTCACCACCGAGTTCTGGCGCTGGTGGGTCGTCCACATGTGGGTCGAGGGCGTCTTCGAGTTCTTCATCGTCGTCGTCATCGCCCTGACGCTGGTCTCGATGAATCTCCTCACCAAGAAGTCCGCAGAGAAGGCCGTCATCTTCCAGGCCGCGCTCGTCATGGGCAGCGGAATCATCGGCGTCTCGCATCACTACTGGTGGGTCGGCCTCCCCGAAGCCTGGCTCCCCATCGGGAGCGTCTTCTCCACGCTCGAGTTCATTCCCCTCCTCTTCATCCTCTACGAGGCGCTCGGCCAGTATCGCGCGATGGACACCGCGGGGACGGACTTCCCCTACCGGATGGCCTTCTACTTCATCGTCGCCTCGAGCGTCTGGAACTTCTTCGGGGCCGGCGTGATCGGCTTCTTCATCAACCTCCCGCTGATCAGCTACTACCAGACCGGGACCTACCTCACCGTCGCCCACGCCCACGGCGCAATGTTCGGTGCCTTCGGCCTGCTCGCGATGGGGATGGCCGTCTACATCCTCCGGCTGACCACCCGCGACGCACACTGGTCCGACCGCCGGCTGCGCTGGTCGTTCTGGCTGTGTAACCTCGGGCTGGCGCTGATGATATTCATGTCCTTGCTCCCCATCGGCTTCCTCCAGCTCGAGACCGCGTTCACGCAGGGGTACGCCGCCTCGCGCAGCCTCGAGTTCTACAACGGCGGGCTGATCCAGACCCTGTACTGGCTGCGCATGCCCGGCGATACGCTACTGATCGCCGGCGCTGTTCTCTTCGCCTGGGACGTCGGCGCGAAGCTGCTCTTCCAGCGGAAGGCGACCGCGACGGAGACGAGCGATCACGTCATCGCCGACCGGCTCATCGCGGATCGCGAGTCCCTCGAGTCTGTCAGTGACGACGATTGA
- a CDS encoding HAMP domain-containing sensor histidine kinase: MQWAENARTIAADRLPASLTGFGTGLAFVLLTEIVLRMTFVSAAVTEGGFLVGVGTTIPLLVGITYAGRWLRSSSLSPARYPRIAWWFLGGLAVFLTVNVALMAVIPTDSWAMVGAWARWAVAFGAGTGLLIGCIEGRAVERALTAERTALRTEHLEEQRDYLDYLNGILRHEVLNTATVINGYASRVLETESSLDDHSRRWLEIVIDESEDMSTVIDDVRVLLQTTEGSYRPERVDAARVLADEVRKLENEWAPIDVETSIPDHVFVRADDLLARIFANLLSNAIEHNDAATPRVQVTVESGPETVRFEIADNGPGIPESKVDSLFDRVESYGSTHGLGLYLVSQLVARYDGSVELTETGPDGSRFTVELPAASSRRDDEPLADATTEALVLE; encoded by the coding sequence ATGCAATGGGCCGAGAACGCCAGAACGATCGCCGCGGATCGACTGCCGGCGTCTTTGACGGGATTCGGGACGGGACTGGCGTTCGTGTTACTCACCGAAATCGTTCTCCGAATGACGTTCGTCTCGGCCGCAGTTACTGAGGGTGGGTTTCTGGTCGGGGTCGGAACGACGATTCCCCTTCTCGTGGGAATCACGTACGCGGGCCGCTGGCTCCGTTCGTCCTCGCTCTCGCCGGCGCGATACCCGCGTATCGCATGGTGGTTTCTCGGCGGTCTCGCCGTGTTTCTGACCGTCAACGTCGCGCTCATGGCCGTTATTCCGACCGACTCGTGGGCCATGGTCGGGGCGTGGGCTCGGTGGGCCGTGGCGTTCGGTGCCGGAACCGGGTTGCTCATCGGCTGCATCGAAGGCCGCGCCGTCGAGCGCGCCCTGACCGCCGAACGGACGGCGCTCCGGACGGAACACCTCGAGGAGCAACGCGATTACCTCGATTACCTCAACGGAATCCTCCGCCACGAGGTGTTGAACACCGCAACGGTCATCAACGGCTACGCGTCGCGGGTCCTCGAGACGGAGTCCTCGCTGGACGATCACAGCCGTCGCTGGCTCGAGATCGTCATTGACGAGTCCGAGGACATGTCGACGGTGATCGACGACGTCCGCGTACTGCTCCAGACGACTGAAGGGAGCTACCGACCCGAGCGCGTCGACGCCGCTCGAGTACTGGCCGACGAAGTCCGAAAACTGGAGAACGAGTGGGCCCCCATCGACGTGGAGACCTCGATCCCGGACCACGTTTTCGTCCGCGCGGACGACTTACTCGCCCGTATCTTCGCCAATCTCCTCTCGAACGCGATCGAGCACAACGATGCTGCGACGCCACGCGTCCAGGTGACCGTCGAATCGGGCCCCGAAACCGTCCGGTTCGAAATCGCGGACAACGGTCCCGGAATCCCCGAATCGAAGGTCGACTCCCTCTTCGACCGCGTCGAGAGCTACGGGAGCACGCACGGACTCGGCCTCTATCTGGTCTCCCAGCTGGTCGCCCGCTACGACGGGAGCGTCGAACTCACCGAAACCGGGCCCGACGGGAGCCGTTTCACGGTCGAACTCCCAGCGGCCTCGAGCAGACGGGACGACGAACCGCTCGCGGACGCGACGACGGAAGCGCTCGTACTGGAGTGA
- a CDS encoding MFS transporter, with protein sequence MRWRYEETVLAMCTLAFLATMAARLVISPVVPRITAEFGVSNSVIGLALTGMWTAYFCSQFPSGVFGDRFGERRVILVAVGGTAVASAFLAIAPLFPVFVVGTIVLGAVAGLHYSVATSLLTRTYDEIGTAIGVHNSGGPIAGLVAPPIAAWIAVRYGWRAAIAVGAVVAVPIFVLFARSVRPTAPQRPDQPMAERFELEPVVELLSRPEIAFTCVLAILGDFVWQATSSFLPTFLVAHRGQSATTASLVFAGYFVVQGITQVGVGAVSDRYGRDVTTAACMVLSVAGFALFVAVPGTVAVATGVVLLGIGLGWGAALLPRFMDHLSAAERGAGFGLVRTVYGVVGALGSVVTGTLADLFGWGVSFGFLAALLTVVFVALAVNWAFSLGY encoded by the coding sequence ATGCGCTGGCGATACGAGGAGACCGTCCTCGCGATGTGCACGCTCGCTTTCCTGGCGACGATGGCCGCCAGGCTGGTGATCAGCCCGGTCGTGCCACGGATCACCGCCGAGTTCGGCGTCTCGAACTCGGTGATCGGCCTCGCGCTGACGGGGATGTGGACGGCGTACTTTTGCTCGCAGTTTCCCAGCGGCGTCTTCGGTGACCGGTTCGGCGAGCGCCGCGTCATTCTGGTCGCCGTCGGTGGGACGGCCGTCGCGAGCGCGTTCCTCGCGATCGCACCCCTGTTCCCCGTCTTCGTGGTCGGCACCATCGTACTCGGAGCCGTCGCCGGCCTCCACTACAGCGTCGCGACCTCGCTGCTGACCCGGACCTACGACGAGATCGGAACCGCGATCGGCGTCCACAACAGCGGCGGCCCCATCGCGGGACTCGTCGCGCCGCCGATCGCCGCCTGGATCGCCGTCCGATACGGCTGGCGGGCCGCGATCGCGGTCGGTGCGGTGGTCGCCGTCCCCATCTTCGTCCTGTTCGCCCGGTCGGTCCGGCCGACCGCCCCCCAGCGGCCCGACCAGCCGATGGCCGAACGGTTCGAACTCGAGCCGGTCGTCGAACTGCTCTCTCGACCGGAGATCGCCTTCACGTGCGTGCTCGCGATCCTGGGCGACTTCGTCTGGCAGGCGACGTCCTCGTTTCTGCCGACATTCCTCGTCGCCCACCGCGGCCAGTCCGCGACGACGGCGAGCCTCGTCTTCGCGGGCTACTTCGTCGTCCAGGGGATCACGCAGGTCGGCGTGGGTGCGGTCTCCGACCGCTACGGTCGCGACGTGACGACGGCGGCCTGCATGGTCCTCTCGGTCGCCGGCTTCGCGCTGTTCGTCGCGGTCCCGGGGACCGTCGCCGTCGCGACCGGCGTCGTGCTCCTCGGGATCGGCCTCGGCTGGGGTGCGGCGCTGCTGCCCCGTTTCATGGACCACCTCTCAGCGGCCGAACGCGGCGCGGGGTTCGGTCTCGTGCGGACCGTCTACGGCGTCGTCGGCGCGCTGGGTTCGGTCGTCACCGGAACCCTGGCGGATCTGTTCGGCTGGGGCGTCTCCTTCGGATTCCTCGCGGCGTTACTGACCGTCGTCTTCGTCGCGCTGGCCGTCAACTGGGCCTTCTCGTTGGGTTACTGA
- a CDS encoding group 1 truncated hemoglobin codes for MTKTLYERLGGEDAIAAVVDEFYDRVIADEQVASYFDDVDMQKQRAHQAQFISSVTGGPVEYSGGEMETVHADMGITPSDFQAIATHLDDALAEFDVGEDDREAVLEEIASYQDAIVTAAD; via the coding sequence ATGACAAAGACCCTCTACGAGCGACTCGGCGGCGAAGACGCGATCGCGGCGGTCGTCGACGAGTTCTACGATCGCGTCATAGCGGACGAACAGGTCGCGAGCTACTTCGACGACGTCGACATGCAGAAACAGCGCGCTCATCAGGCCCAGTTCATCAGTTCGGTCACCGGCGGCCCGGTCGAGTACTCGGGCGGGGAGATGGAAACCGTCCACGCGGATATGGGTATCACCCCATCGGACTTTCAAGCGATCGCGACCCACCTCGACGACGCGCTCGCCGAGTTCGATGTCGGCGAGGACGACCGAGAGGCAGTGCTCGAGGAAATCGCGAGTTATCAGGACGCGATCGTCACGGCCGCGGACTGA
- a CDS encoding glutamate-1-semialdehyde 2,1-aminomutase has translation MTEDNSRELYDRALSVLPGGVNSAVRAAIEPYPFFVRKGEGGHVIDADGNRYIDWVMGLGPLLLGHDLPEPVRAGIQRKASEGPMYGTPTEVEVDLAEFVVRHVPSVEKIRFVNSGTEATTSAVRLARGYTGRNKIVVMQGGYHGAQESTLVEGDAENSRPSSAGIPQSFAEHTLPVPFNDEDAMREVFEEHGDDIAAVLTEPILGNYGIVYPEEGYHQFLRELTDDHGSLLIFDEVITGFRVGGLGCAQSEFGVTPDLTTFGKIIGGGFPVGAIGGRAEIIEHFAPTGDVFQAGTFSGHPVTMAAGLETLKFAAENDVYDHVNGLGDRLRRGLTDIVADQAPSYTVTGTDSMFKVIFTREGPGPDSLEEQCPAGCRQDPTCPRYDYSPKNAGDVKNAETERWRRIFWGKMKEQDVFLSQNQFECQFVSYGHTEEDVEDTLEAYKNAL, from the coding sequence ATGACCGAGGATAACTCACGCGAACTGTACGATCGGGCGCTGTCGGTGCTGCCCGGGGGCGTCAACTCCGCGGTCCGCGCGGCGATCGAGCCGTATCCGTTCTTCGTTCGAAAGGGCGAGGGCGGCCACGTTATCGACGCCGACGGCAACCGCTACATCGACTGGGTCATGGGACTCGGGCCGCTGTTGTTGGGTCACGACCTTCCCGAGCCCGTGCGAGCCGGTATCCAGCGCAAGGCCAGCGAGGGACCGATGTACGGTACCCCGACCGAGGTCGAGGTCGACCTCGCGGAGTTCGTCGTCCGGCACGTCCCGAGCGTCGAGAAAATTCGGTTCGTCAACTCGGGGACAGAGGCGACTACCTCCGCCGTGCGCCTCGCGCGGGGGTACACCGGCCGGAACAAGATCGTCGTCATGCAGGGGGGCTACCACGGCGCACAGGAGTCGACGCTGGTCGAGGGCGACGCGGAGAACTCCCGGCCCTCCTCGGCCGGGATTCCGCAGTCGTTCGCCGAGCACACCTTGCCGGTGCCGTTCAACGACGAGGACGCGATGCGCGAGGTGTTCGAGGAACACGGCGACGACATCGCGGCCGTCCTCACCGAACCGATTCTGGGCAACTACGGCATCGTCTACCCCGAAGAGGGGTACCACCAATTCCTGCGGGAACTCACCGACGACCACGGCTCGCTGCTGATCTTCGATGAAGTCATCACCGGCTTCCGGGTCGGCGGCCTCGGCTGCGCGCAAAGCGAGTTCGGCGTCACGCCCGATCTGACCACCTTCGGGAAGATCATCGGCGGCGGCTTCCCCGTCGGCGCGATCGGCGGTCGCGCCGAAATCATCGAGCACTTCGCGCCGACGGGCGACGTCTTTCAGGCGGGCACCTTTTCGGGCCACCCCGTCACGATGGCCGCGGGCCTCGAGACCCTCAAATTCGCCGCGGAAAACGATGTCTACGATCACGTCAACGGGCTCGGGGATCGGTTGCGCCGCGGGCTGACCGACATCGTCGCCGATCAGGCACCCAGCTACACCGTCACCGGCACCGACAGCATGTTCAAGGTGATCTTTACGCGAGAGGGGCCGGGCCCGGACTCGCTCGAGGAGCAGTGCCCGGCCGGCTGTCGGCAGGACCCGACCTGTCCGCGCTACGATTACTCCCCGAAGAACGCCGGCGACGTGAAAAACGCCGAGACTGAACGCTGGCGACGCATCTTCTGGGGGAAAATGAAGGAGCAGGACGTCTTCCTCTCGCAAAACCAGTTCGAGTGCCAGTTCGTCAGTTACGGCCACACCGAAGAAGACGTCGAGGACACGCTCGAGGCGTACAAGAACGCGTTGTAG